From Campylobacteraceae bacterium, one genomic window encodes:
- a CDS encoding Rrf2 family transcriptional regulator produces MPLISSKGVYGLTAMHELSKNKKDTPMQIREISANASIPQNYLEQLLSKLRRAELVSSVRGSKGGYRLAKKANEIKVLDILLVLEDDLRIADNKCSNPALDIFFTEVKEKTQSLFSLSLDELDQYLDKYNENLHYSI; encoded by the coding sequence ATGCCATTAATTTCATCAAAAGGAGTGTATGGTTTAACCGCCATGCATGAATTGTCAAAAAATAAAAAAGATACACCTATGCAAATTAGAGAAATATCTGCAAATGCAAGTATTCCTCAAAATTATCTTGAGCAACTTTTAAGTAAGTTACGAAGAGCAGAATTAGTAAGCTCAGTAAGAGGATCAAAAGGTGGTTATCGTTTGGCAAAAAAAGCAAATGAGATTAAAGTATTGGATATTCTGTTAGTATTAGAAGATGATTTAAGAATAGCAGATAATAAATGCAGTAATCCCGCGCTTGATATTTTCTTTACAGAAGTAAAAGAAAAAACACAAAGCTTGTTTTCTCTGAGTTTAGATGAGTTAGATCAATATTTAGATAAATATAATGAAAATCTTCATTATTCAATATAA
- the cysK gene encoding cysteine synthase A — MKYANNVTGLIGNTPLVKLQKASTNGTTVLGKCEFMNPTHSVKDRIGLNMIQTALDNGDIQKDTTIIEPTSGNTGIALASVCAAFGLKLILTMPSSMSIERRKLLKALGAELVLTEPAKGMKGAVDAAKELANETPNSFVPQQFANPANPEIHRLTTAKEILADTDGKIDILISAIGTGGSITGIAEVLKAHNKDIKIIAIEPEASPILSGGKPGPHKIQGIGAGFIPEVLDTKIYDEVIQVSNEDSILTSRALAKEEGLLVGISSGANAFVAQQVAARSENAGKVIVTILCDTGERYLTTGLYDVDEE; from the coding sequence ATGAAATATGCAAATAATGTTACAGGTTTAATTGGAAATACACCTCTTGTTAAGTTACAAAAAGCAAGTACAAATGGTACAACTGTTTTAGGAAAATGTGAATTTATGAATCCTACTCATTCTGTTAAAGATAGAATTGGTTTGAATATGATTCAAACAGCTCTTGATAATGGTGATATTCAAAAAGATACCACTATTATTGAACCAACATCTGGAAATACTGGAATCGCTTTAGCATCAGTTTGTGCTGCATTTGGTCTTAAATTAATTCTTACTATGCCTTCATCAATGAGTATTGAGAGAAGAAAATTATTAAAAGCCTTAGGTGCTGAACTTGTATTAACTGAACCTGCAAAAGGAATGAAAGGTGCGGTTGATGCTGCTAAAGAATTAGCAAACGAAACTCCTAACTCTTTTGTACCACAACAATTTGCAAATCCTGCAAATCCAGAAATTCATAGACTTACAACTGCAAAAGAAATTTTAGCAGATACAGATGGGAAAATTGATATTTTAATTTCTGCTATTGGTACAGGTGGTTCTATTACAGGAATTGCGGAAGTATTAAAAGCACACAATAAAGATATTAAAATTATTGCTATTGAACCAGAAGCTTCTCCTATATTATCAGGTGGAAAACCAGGTCCTCATAAAATTCAAGGAATTGGAGCAGGTTTCATTCCAGAAGTTTTAGATACAAAAATTTATGATGAAGTAATTCAAGTTTCAAATGAAGATTCAATTTTAACTTCAAGAGCCCTAGCAAAAGAAGAAGGTTTATTAGTAGGTATTTCTTCAGGAGCAAATGCTTTTGTTGCACAACAAGTAGCTGCAAGAAGTGAAAATGCTGGAAAAGTTATTGTAACTATTTTATGTGATACAGGTGAGCGTTACTTAACTACAGGTTTATATGATGTTGATGAGGAATAA
- a CDS encoding DUF2061 domain-containing protein: protein MQDKAYRSIVKTISWRTVGTLDTVIISYFITGDLKMAASIGSIELFTKMILYYYHERLWNKISFGKKPTNNDYQI, encoded by the coding sequence ATGCAAGACAAAGCGTATAGATCTATAGTTAAAACTATCTCTTGGCGAACCGTAGGAACACTTGATACTGTCATCATCTCATATTTTATAACAGGGGATTTAAAAATGGCAGCATCTATTGGTTCTATTGAGCTTTTTACAAAAATGATTTTATATTATTACCATGAGAGGTTATGGAATAAAATTTCTTTTGGAAAAAAACCAACAAACAACGATTATCAGATTTAG
- a CDS encoding phosphoadenylyl-sulfate reductase: MNIAQLNKKFSTSTPQEVLEYFLKEYEQDAALSSSFGAEDQVLTHMMLDINKEANIFTLDTGRLHPETYAVMDATNLKYGTKVHVFFPKHEEVQELYSSQGINGFYESIEKRKSCCFTRKIEPLQRALKPLKVWITGLRASQSVTRESLNIIEFDETNDVIKVNPLLLWDEEQVWNYIKENKVPYNKLHDKGFPSIGCAPCTRAVAKGADVRSGRWWWENPEHKECGLHVK, from the coding sequence ATGAATATTGCACAATTAAATAAAAAATTTAGCACTTCGACTCCACAAGAAGTATTAGAATATTTTTTAAAAGAGTATGAACAAGATGCCGCTTTGTCTTCAAGTTTTGGAGCAGAAGACCAAGTACTTACCCATATGATGTTAGATATAAATAAAGAAGCCAATATCTTTACTTTAGATACAGGGCGTTTACATCCAGAGACTTATGCAGTTATGGATGCAACAAACCTAAAATATGGAACAAAAGTACATGTGTTTTTTCCAAAACACGAAGAAGTTCAAGAACTGTATTCCTCTCAAGGAATTAATGGTTTTTATGAATCCATTGAGAAAAGAAAAAGCTGCTGTTTTACAAGAAAAATTGAACCCTTACAAAGAGCACTTAAACCTCTTAAGGTTTGGATTACAGGATTAAGAGCCTCTCAAAGTGTTACTAGAGAGAGTTTAAATATTATTGAGTTTGATGAAACAAATGATGTTATAAAAGTAAATCCTTTATTATTATGGGATGAAGAACAAGTATGGAATTATATTAAAGAAAATAAAGTTCCATATAATAAATTACACGATAAAGGTTTTCCTTCTATTGGTTGTGCTCCTTGTACAAGAGCTGTAGCAAAAGGCGCAGATGTACGAAGTGGAAGATGGTGGTGGGAAAACCCCGAACACAAAGAGTGTGGTTTACATGTTAAATAA
- the cysD gene encoding sulfate adenylyltransferase subunit CysD — MINTERLTHLKQLEAESLHIMREVVAEFDNPAMLYSVGKDSAVMLHLAQKAFYPAKLPFPLVHVDTTWKFKEMIEFRDQMQKKLGFELLVHKNQDGIDQGIGPFTHGSAVHTDIMKTAGLKQALNKWKFDAVFGGARRDEEKSRAKERIYSFRDEKHRWDPKNQRPELWNIYNSRVKKGESIRVFPLSNWTELDIWQYIYLEGIPIVPLYFAKKRPVVMRDGVKIMVDDDRLPLKEGEVPKMESVRFRTLGCYPLTGAVESTASTLPEIIQEMLLTKTSERQGRVIDNDSAGSMEKKKIEGYF; from the coding sequence ATGATAAATACCGAAAGATTAACACATTTAAAACAATTAGAAGCAGAATCTTTACATATTATGAGAGAAGTAGTAGCAGAATTTGATAACCCTGCAATGCTTTACTCAGTTGGAAAAGATTCAGCAGTAATGTTGCATTTAGCTCAAAAAGCATTTTATCCTGCAAAACTTCCTTTTCCTTTAGTGCATGTTGATACTACATGGAAATTCAAAGAAATGATTGAATTTAGAGATCAAATGCAGAAAAAACTTGGGTTTGAACTATTGGTTCATAAAAATCAAGATGGAATAGATCAAGGAATTGGCCCTTTTACTCATGGCTCTGCTGTACATACAGATATTATGAAAACAGCCGGTTTAAAACAAGCTTTAAACAAATGGAAATTTGATGCTGTTTTTGGAGGCGCTAGAAGAGACGAAGAAAAATCTCGTGCAAAAGAGAGAATTTATTCGTTCAGAGATGAAAAACACAGATGGGATCCTAAAAACCAAAGACCTGAATTATGGAATATTTATAATTCACGTGTTAAAAAAGGGGAGTCTATTCGAGTTTTTCCATTATCTAACTGGACAGAATTAGATATCTGGCAATATATTTACTTAGAAGGTATTCCTATTGTTCCTTTATATTTTGCAAAAAAACGTCCGGTTGTTATGCGTGATGGTGTGAAAATAATGGTTGATGATGACAGATTACCTCTAAAAGAGGGTGAAGTTCCAAAAATGGAATCGGTACGATTTAGAACACTTGGATGTTATCCTTTAACAGGGGCTGTTGAGTCAACTGCATCAACTTTGCCAGAGATTATTCAAGAAATGTTATTAACAAAAACGAGCGAGCGCCAAGGAAGAGTTATTGATAATGATTCTGCTGGTTCGATGGAGAAGAAAAAAATAGAGGGGTACTTTTAA